Proteins co-encoded in one Granulicella cerasi genomic window:
- a CDS encoding M1 aminopeptidase family protein produces MRSKLRLFPLAVFAAASVCAAQSQEPSAPPKGQVIVQSHGQSPEPDSDRAALAVEATAPEVTDAQRAAVRVTSYDLDAHISEATQLLSVHARLKVKNHSGTPLSLLPLQVSSQLKWEAASLVDAHGKRTTLQIAQHRVDTDTDHTGAASELVLTLPQALQPEAELELDVLYSGTVELDAHRLERIGASHLQAVGTDWDHIDASSVALRGFGNVLWYPVAAPAMFLGEGNRLFAAVGQAKLEGTTLPVRLRVALEYASVAPTAAYFRGARQDFRIASNDAADHDAAAGGVAVAEWPSAPAGFRTLNLFVTALPQDLLLSSVAKVNSAPTGNYSSSSSESPDGPPIFTARGVDAKVLPRLQTEAKSVVPMLENWFAYTPKQPLVLMEQHAQPFEDGPLLLAPADSFATSGSEPMLAYSLTRAWVNTGDAWIDEGLPQFFALLETERDHGRDTALNELNNLLKPLPLGEPSFASAEEMQKGAPGQPLVAATEEVFYRRKAAAVWWMLRDLAGEDALRKALAALPTLHGADTNARAVAFQKALEAASHKDLAWFFNDWVLRDAGLPDLSLVDVTPRPLPAGKGHDTGWLVAVTVHNDGGATAEVPLTVRSGALAITRPMRVPAFSSATDRVFIQTAPTEVTLNDGSVPEARTSLHQRTLNVRTTDK; encoded by the coding sequence ATGCGATCCAAACTCCGCCTGTTTCCCCTCGCCGTCTTCGCGGCTGCGTCCGTCTGTGCCGCGCAAAGTCAGGAGCCCTCCGCTCCGCCGAAGGGGCAGGTCATCGTCCAGAGCCACGGCCAGTCGCCGGAACCGGACAGCGATCGCGCTGCGCTGGCGGTCGAAGCCACCGCGCCGGAGGTTACCGACGCCCAGCGTGCGGCCGTGCGCGTTACGAGCTATGACCTCGACGCGCACATTTCCGAGGCGACGCAGCTGCTGTCCGTGCACGCACGGCTGAAGGTGAAGAACCACAGCGGTACTCCGTTGTCGTTGCTGCCGTTGCAGGTCTCCTCGCAGCTCAAGTGGGAGGCCGCGTCGCTCGTGGACGCGCATGGCAAGCGCACGACGCTTCAGATCGCGCAGCACCGCGTGGACACCGACACCGACCACACCGGCGCGGCCAGCGAACTCGTGCTGACGCTGCCGCAGGCATTACAGCCCGAAGCTGAACTCGAGCTCGACGTGCTCTACTCCGGAACAGTCGAGTTGGACGCACATCGGCTCGAGCGCATTGGCGCGAGTCATCTGCAGGCGGTCGGCACGGACTGGGACCACATCGACGCGAGTTCCGTGGCGTTGCGGGGCTTCGGCAACGTGCTCTGGTACCCCGTTGCCGCGCCTGCGATGTTCCTCGGGGAAGGCAATCGGCTCTTCGCCGCCGTGGGGCAGGCAAAGCTCGAGGGCACAACGCTGCCGGTGCGTCTCCGCGTGGCGCTCGAGTATGCCAGCGTAGCGCCCACCGCTGCATACTTTCGCGGCGCCCGGCAGGATTTTCGCATCGCCAGCAATGACGCCGCGGACCACGATGCTGCCGCCGGAGGAGTAGCCGTTGCCGAGTGGCCGAGCGCGCCTGCAGGCTTTCGCACGCTGAATCTTTTCGTGACCGCACTGCCGCAGGACCTGCTGCTGAGCAGCGTGGCGAAGGTCAACAGCGCACCGACGGGAAACTACTCCAGCTCTTCTTCGGAGAGCCCGGATGGTCCGCCGATCTTCACAGCGCGTGGCGTCGATGCCAAGGTGCTTCCGCGCCTGCAGACCGAGGCCAAGTCTGTGGTTCCAATGCTGGAGAACTGGTTCGCCTACACGCCGAAGCAGCCTCTGGTGTTGATGGAGCAGCATGCGCAGCCGTTTGAAGATGGCCCGCTGCTGCTGGCTCCTGCGGACTCGTTCGCGACTTCGGGGAGCGAACCCATGCTTGCTTACAGTCTGACGCGTGCGTGGGTGAACACCGGGGATGCCTGGATCGACGAAGGACTGCCGCAGTTCTTCGCGCTGCTCGAAACGGAGCGCGACCATGGACGCGACACGGCGCTGAACGAGTTGAACAATCTGCTCAAGCCATTGCCGCTTGGCGAGCCGTCCTTCGCCTCCGCAGAAGAGATGCAGAAAGGTGCGCCGGGGCAGCCGCTGGTAGCGGCGACGGAAGAGGTGTTCTATCGCCGCAAGGCTGCGGCCGTGTGGTGGATGCTGCGCGATCTCGCAGGCGAAGACGCGCTGCGCAAGGCGCTTGCGGCTCTGCCCACGTTGCATGGAGCGGACACGAATGCTCGCGCAGTGGCGTTTCAGAAGGCGCTGGAAGCCGCCTCGCACAAGGACCTGGCATGGTTCTTCAACGACTGGGTGCTGCGCGATGCAGGGCTGCCGGATCTTTCTCTCGTGGACGTCACCCCACGTCCGCTACCCGCAGGCAAGGGCCACGACACGGGCTGGCTGGTCGCGGTGACCGTGCACAACGACGGAGGCGCGACGGCGGAAGTTCCGCTGACCGTGCGCTCGGGGGCGCTGGCGATCACGCGCCCGATGCGCGTGCCTGCGTTCAGCTCTGCGACAGACCGTGTCTTCATCCAGACCGCGCCGACTGAAGTGACGTTGAACGATGGCAGCGTGCCAGAGGCGCGCACGTCACTGCATCAGCGCACGCTGAACGTACGCACCACCGACAAGTAA
- the rlmB gene encoding 23S rRNA (guanosine(2251)-2'-O)-methyltransferase RlmB, with protein MDVLYGIHPVEEALRAGVRQIDHLSVAREREARRDARLEQILELAKRAGVRVTAESRDQLSKHCKTEMHQGIVAFLRERKFLALEDLLQREPGPLGTHFFLALDGVEDPHNLGALLRSADGSGVDGVVVTERRSAPFSAVVAKTSAGASEHARVAKVTNLTRALEQMKKQNIWVVGLDERGTPDYTDFDFNQNICLVMGAEGSGLHDLVKKTCDHLLRIPMLGSVSSLNVSVAGAVVMYEALRQRRGKGAVPKPVASKPEKPRKGLGS; from the coding sequence ATGGACGTTTTGTACGGCATCCATCCGGTCGAAGAGGCGCTGCGCGCGGGCGTGCGGCAGATTGATCACCTCAGCGTGGCGCGTGAGCGCGAAGCCCGTCGTGATGCCCGGCTGGAGCAGATTCTGGAGCTCGCCAAGCGCGCCGGTGTGCGCGTGACAGCGGAGTCGCGTGATCAGCTCTCCAAGCATTGCAAGACAGAGATGCATCAGGGCATCGTCGCCTTCCTGCGCGAGCGCAAGTTCCTCGCGCTTGAGGACCTGTTGCAGCGCGAACCCGGCCCGCTCGGCACCCACTTTTTCCTGGCGCTGGACGGCGTCGAAGACCCTCACAACCTCGGCGCGCTTTTGCGCTCGGCGGACGGCTCGGGCGTCGATGGCGTCGTGGTGACGGAGCGCCGTTCGGCCCCGTTCTCGGCGGTTGTCGCGAAGACCTCGGCCGGTGCCAGCGAGCACGCGCGCGTGGCCAAGGTCACGAACCTTACCCGCGCGCTCGAGCAGATGAAGAAGCAGAACATCTGGGTCGTCGGCCTGGACGAGCGCGGCACGCCGGACTACACCGACTTCGACTTCAACCAGAACATCTGCCTGGTGATGGGCGCAGAAGGCTCCGGCCTGCACGACCTGGTGAAGAAGACCTGCGATCACCTGCTGCGCATTCCGATGCTCGGCAGCGTGTCGTCGCTGAACGTTTCGGTCGCCGGCGCGGTGGTGATGTATGAAGCGTTGCGCCAGCGTCGCGGCAAGGGTGCCGTCCCGAAGCCTGTTGCGTCTAAACCGGAGAAGCCACGCAAGGGCCTTGGCTCTTAG